The DNA region AATCTTTTTCAACGGCAGCAGCGCATGCTGGATAATCAGCCGCTGTATGGCTAATAAAGTGATGAGCCCTAGCAATGAAATTGCGGCATATATCAACTGAAAGCGTTCAATACTCGCTTTTAATGGGCCCAGGTTTTCAGCCATTGCAATACTGATGGTTTGGCCTTGTTTTTGATATCCATTGATAACAATCAGTAACGATTGTGCTTCTGGTCCCTTTTGATATAGTAATTTTTGTTCGCCAGTCGCTAACTTGTTGATGTTGAGGTCGGTATCCCACAGCGAACGTGAAATCAGACGCTGTTTGCCAGAGCTAACAACATAATAGTGACCAGAGAATGGTCGTTGGTAGATAGCGCTTAGGCGTTGAGCGTCGATTTCAAGCTGATTAGATGCATTGAATTGTGCGCTGGCGAGCAGGCTCTCGCCCTCATGTTGCAGGCGTTTGGTTAATTGATCTTCGCTCAGTTTGTTGATAGCGTAGCTTACTACTAGCCATTGCAACGAGAGCAATAACACTAGGCTAAGCGTCAGGCTCCAAGATAGTCGGCCCTTGAGCGATAGCATTATGGCGCCACTCCAAATATATAGCCTTGGCCACGTCTTGTTTGTATTAAGCTACTGCCGATTTTTTGGCGTAGGCGGTTTACATAGACTTCAATCACATTGCTATCTTTATCTTCATCATATTCATAAACGTGTTCAGTTAAGACCGATTTAGAAAGAATGTGCCCCGGATGCAGCATAAAGTATCGTAGTAGTCTGAATTCTATGTTGGTGAGGTTGCACTGATCGCCATTGTCGAACATCACGGTTTGCGTTTGCTCATTAAGTTTGAAGTGCGCTGAGTGTAACTCACCTGCATTGTTACCAATGCTGCGTTTAAGCACTGCGCTAATTCGCGCTAGTAGCTCTTCAATCTGAAAAGGCTTGCTGACATAATCATCTGCACCAGTGTTGAAGCCTGCCACTTTGTCTTGCCATCCGCCTCTGGCGGTAAGGATGATGACTGGTGTAGTGACTTGTTCCTTGCGCCAGTTAGTGAGTATCTCCAGCCCATTACGTTTTGGTAAGCCTAAGTCCAGTATGATTAAATCGTAGGGCTCTAGTTTGCCTTGTATTTCAGCCTCGATGCCGTCAGTCGCTAGGTCTGTGGCATAGCCTGCCCGCTGCAGGCCAGTTTGAAGCTGCGGGCCAAGTGTTAAATCATCTTCTACGACAAGCAAGCGCATAGGCTAATCCTCAAGCTCTAGCTTGATGAGTTTTCCAGTCTTTGCATCAAGTTTGATTTCCCAAACCTGGCTTTGAGCGTCGAGAATCTCTACCTCATAAATGAGCAGGCCTTTTTTCTGCTCCAGCTCGGTTTCAAGCACCTCGCCAGGTTTGATTTCTTTCGCTAGTTTCGTGATTTTTTCTAGCGGGAGAATTTTCCCTGCACTTAATAATTGGCGGGCAGTTTGCTGGCTGCTATCAGCTTTTGCATGATTGTCATTAACAATCAACAAGCTGGCTAGCAATAGGCAAGCTAGTATTAGTAGCACGGAAATGTTGAGTTTTTTCGTCATCATATGCTTTTCTGCCTAGGACGAGTGGCGACCTTTGGCAAAAACTCCAAGTGGTAAGTAATGGTAACGTATTGTGCATGAGAAAGCTTAATTTAAACTTAAAACGGGCAGTTTAATGAGCTTAGAGGGCAGTTTCATGCCGATGCTTAACGGGAGCTCAGCCTCTGGGTATAAGCTTCTTGAGGGGGGTTACACGGAGGCTTGCGCTATATGGCTGGACATGAATCAGCTGGTTTTGTAATTTGCAATCGCGCGTGACACGGCAATGTATGAGCCTATCCAGCCAATACCGATTGCAGAAAGAATGACCGCTAGAAATAGTTGTGCATCAAATAGCGTTACGCTGAAGTCGTTGCTATATAAGTGAGCGATTTGCGACATGGAAAGATTAAAAGCCTGAATAATGCCGATAAGCATGAGGACTGCCATTAAACCGCCAAATAGTCCGTAAAGCGCGCCGGCGTAGAGGAACGGCATACGAATAAAGCTACTAGTAGCGCCAATCAGGTTGCTCACTTCGATTTCATCTTTTTGCGTTAAGATCTGCATACGTACCGTATTGCCGATAATCACTAACAGTACGATGGCTAATAATCCAGCAATCATCGAGATGAGTTTTTTACCTAAGCTTAATAAAGATGAAAGTCGTTTCACCCATTCCGTATTGAGTAATGCTAGCTCTACATTTGGTAAGTTCTGTAGCGCATCTTTTAATTGAATCAAACTATCAGGGTCAGAAGACTTTGCTTGAATAAAAAAAGCGTCTGGTAATGGGTTTTTACCTAGTTGTGACACGGCGTCGTTTACATCTTGGTTGCTTCTTGATTTAACTTGTAACTGTTGCCATGCTTCTTCTTTAGTCACTAAATGAAAATTAGCAATATCCTGATTTTGCGCTAGCTGGCGCTCAACTTGTTTAATTGCATCAGCATTAGCGTCCACTTTGAGGAACAGGCTAATCTCGGTGTCTTTCTGCATGTGGTCGGTGAGTTTTGATAGATTATCTACAGCTAAATAAAATAGGCTGGGTAAACACATCGCCACCCCAATCACCAAACAAATCATGAAAGTTGATAGCATGTTGTTACGCATGCGGCTAAGCACAAGTTTAAGTGTCTGTATATGTTGATTTAGCCAGTTGTTCATGATGTGAAGCGCTCTACGGAAGATGATGCTTGGTCTAAATGAGACTCTTTAAGTAAATGCTCAGTCAGCGAGCCTTGGTTGATATGCATGACTCTATTTTGTCTTGCGCTCATGCCCAATGCGTCGTGTGTGGACATAATGACCGTCACCCCAACTTGATTAAAGGCATAGAAGATAGCCATGATGTCCGCTGCATAACTGGCATCTAAATTGCCAGTAGGTTCATCTGCCAACAGTATTGATGGGCGGCTTACCACTGCGCGCGCAATGGCTAAACGTTGTTGCTCGCCGCCAGACAGAGTAATTGGCATCGCCTTTTCTTTATTCAATAAACCGACTTTATCCAGTGCAGCCCTCACGCGTTTTGCAGCCTCTTGTCCAGTAATGCCGTTGATATGTAAAGGTAGGATGACATTTCCAAAACAGTTTCTGTCATACAGAAGTTTGTGGTCTTGAAAAATCAAACCAAATCGACGGCGTAGAAATGGGATTGCAGAAGGTTTGAGTTGGCTGACATTCTGATTTGCAATCAGCACAGTGCCACTGGTAGGGCGCTCGGTTGCCGCAATCAGCTTTAATAACGTGCTTTTACCAGCGCCAGAATGACCAGTAAGAAACACAAACTCACCAGCATCAATGTTAAAGCTAATGTTTTTGAGTATTTCATCGCTACCGGGGTAGCGCTTGGTGACTTTATCAAATTGAATCATGCTGGTATTTTAGTCTTAATGTGGCGGTGTTTTGGAAATAGTTTTTATGACTCAATCATCGCGTCAATAAACTCACTGGCATTAAATGGTCTAAGGTCGTCAATCGCCTCACCAATGCCAATATAGCGGATTGGAATCGGTCTAGCCTGTGCGATTGCAGCAATCACACCGCCTTTTGCCGTGCCGTCCAGTTTACTGAGTACCAAGCCAGTTACGCCTAATGCGTCATCAAATATTTTTACTTGAGATACTGCGTTTTGCCCAGTGTTCGCATCTAGCACTAATAAGACTTCGTGAGGTGCACCAGGTAGTGCTTTGTCCATCACGCGCTTTACTTTTGCAATTTCATCCATCAAATGCATCTGCGTAGGCAGGCGTCCTGCAGTGTCTGCCAATACGATATCAATGTTTTTTGCACGTGCAGAGTTAATGGCGTCAAACATCACAGCAGCAGGGTCGCCACTGGTTTGGGCAACCACATGTACATTGTTACGTTCACCCCACACTTGTAGTTGCTCACGCGCGGC from Methylotenera sp. L2L1 includes:
- a CDS encoding PepSY domain-containing protein — translated: MMTKKLNISVLLILACLLLASLLIVNDNHAKADSSQQTARQLLSAGKILPLEKITKLAKEIKPGEVLETELEQKKGLLIYEVEILDAQSQVWEIKLDAKTGKLIKLELED
- the ftsX gene encoding permease-like cell division protein FtsX yields the protein MNNWLNQHIQTLKLVLSRMRNNMLSTFMICLVIGVAMCLPSLFYLAVDNLSKLTDHMQKDTEISLFLKVDANADAIKQVERQLAQNQDIANFHLVTKEEAWQQLQVKSRSNQDVNDAVSQLGKNPLPDAFFIQAKSSDPDSLIQLKDALQNLPNVELALLNTEWVKRLSSLLSLGKKLISMIAGLLAIVLLVIIGNTVRMQILTQKDEIEVSNLIGATSSFIRMPFLYAGALYGLFGGLMAVLMLIGIIQAFNLSMSQIAHLYSNDFSVTLFDAQLFLAVILSAIGIGWIGSYIAVSRAIANYKTS
- the ftsE gene encoding cell division ATP-binding protein FtsE → MIQFDKVTKRYPGSDEILKNISFNIDAGEFVFLTGHSGAGKSTLLKLIAATERPTSGTVLIANQNVSQLKPSAIPFLRRRFGLIFQDHKLLYDRNCFGNVILPLHINGITGQEAAKRVRAALDKVGLLNKEKAMPITLSGGEQQRLAIARAVVSRPSILLADEPTGNLDASYAADIMAIFYAFNQVGVTVIMSTHDALGMSARQNRVMHINQGSLTEHLLKESHLDQASSSVERFTS
- a CDS encoding response regulator transcription factor, producing MRLLVVEDDLTLGPQLQTGLQRAGYATDLATDGIEAEIQGKLEPYDLIILDLGLPKRNGLEILTNWRKEQVTTPVIILTARGGWQDKVAGFNTGADDYVSKPFQIEELLARISAVLKRSIGNNAGELHSAHFKLNEQTQTVMFDNGDQCNLTNIEFRLLRYFMLHPGHILSKSVLTEHVYEYDEDKDSNVIEVYVNRLRQKIGSSLIQTRRGQGYIFGVAP